In a single window of the Scyliorhinus torazame isolate Kashiwa2021f chromosome 2, sScyTor2.1, whole genome shotgun sequence genome:
- the zbtb1 gene encoding zinc finger and BTB domain-containing protein 1 isoform X1: MPRLSHSEYVLQQLNNQREWGFLCDCCIIINDIYFRAHRAVLTACSSYFRMMFISQQQLTGNLSLSNVNISAECFDLILQIMYLGRLVGVPSDFEELRSAMTFLQFYHVPKSLDELQESHRAPAHSPPLGFAHPKDSMMFGVRMYHDPLEATKRPRREPSPEVPRVCAVPPPSLPPLPLLPSSVEHQPRSQPPSPPRKQGRSNLKGRLHQRFGKRYTCDCCGFVFSCEKLLNEHALTCNSRCAPPRTDGGAEESGSDKVEQIGEEGPGGQADSSEVPTEESSENDTDSKGDVRDPTTNLVKTEPEDTAAVDLRDITVVQVVDDGELSDEEKEDRMAFEEAGKLYSSFPTQRRAAVGSSHQRAAEQIKGLSGWTVDEKEEEKEEEEEEEEEEEEEDRLEGALKMEPQGEGGSPLGPACELCGVALPESERSAHYVAHHVESVCACGKCGRILVKGGRLQEHAERCLGSHDTLYTWQAGGELLPSSATAHAEDPSPSVPGHEASRFTCQVCGGSFKQRWQLQEHMYRHAGRSFQCPQCARAFDQEKLWVEHVSRCMFGQPAREASSERVDRRKHVCNLCGKAFYQRCHLREHFSTHTKEKEFACQICGKEFLRERLLRLHLDMHRGDARYVCPRCGQGSYRKHDHLRHMVSHLVGREVICEVCFQVFGDGESLERHTDVHLHACTLCGDKFKLKKDLTMHHLTSHTKKIRN, translated from the coding sequence ATGCCAAGGTTGAGCCACAGTGAATATGTCCTCCAGCAACTGAACAACCAGAGGGAATGGGGCTTCCTGTGCGACTGCTGCATCATTATCAACGACATTTACTTCCGAGCCCACAGGGCGGTCTTGACTGCCTGCAGCTCCTATTTCCGAATGATGTTCATCAGCCAGCAGCAACTGACGGGGAACCTCAGTCTGAGCAATGTCAACATCAGCGCTGAGTGCTTCGACCTCATCCTGCAGATCATGTACCTGGGCAGGCTAGTCGGCGTCCCCTCTGACTTTGAGGAGCTGCGATCAGCCATGACTTTCCTGCAGTTCTACCACGTGCCAAAGAGCTTGGACGAGCTTCAGGAGAGCCACAGAGCGCCCGCCCACTCGCCGCCGTTGGGTTTTGCCCACCCCAAAGACTCCATGATGTTCGGGGTCCGTATGTACCATGACCCGCTGGAGGCAACCAAGAGGCCTCGGAGGGAACCAAGTCCCGAGGTACCCAGAGTCTGTGCTGTCCCCCcgccctccctgccccctctcccgctGCTGCCCTCCAGCGTGGAGCACCAGCCCAGGAGTCAGCCCCCCAGCCCTCCCCGCAAGCAGGGCCGGAGCAACCTGAAGGGCAGGCTGCACCAGCGCTTTGGGAAGCGTTACACCTGTGACTGTTGTGGCTTTGTTTTCAGCTGTGAGAAGCTCCTCAACGAGCATGCGCTGACCTGCAACAGCAGGTGCGCACCTCCCCGAACTGACGGCGGGGCGGAGGAGAGCGGCTCCGACAAGGTTGAGCAGATaggcgaggaaggccccgggggACAGGCAGATTCCTCTGAGGTCCCAACTGAGGAGAGCTCTGAAAACGACACCGACTCTAAAGGGGACGTCCGGGACCCGACGACCAACCTGGTGAAGACGGAGCCCGAGGACACCGCAGCTGTCGACCTGCGTGACATTACTGTGGTCCAGGTGGTGGATGATGGCGAGCTGTCTGACGAGGAGAAGGAAGACCGAATGGCTTTTGAGGAAGCTGGCAAACTCTACAGCAGCTTCCCCACCCAGAGAAGGGCAGCTGTGGGCAGCAGCCACCAGCGGGCTGCGGAGCAGATCAAGGGTCTCTCCGGCTGGACAGTGgatgagaaagaggaggagaaagaggaggaggaggaggaggaggaggaagaggaggaggaggaccggCTGGAAGGTGCCTTGAAGATGGAGccacagggggaagggggcagtccCCTGGGACCAgcttgtgagctgtgtggggtggcaCTACCCGAGAGTGAGCGTTCTGCACACTATGTGGCGCATCACGTGGAGAGCGTGTGCGCCTGTGGCAAGTGTGGCCGGATCCTGGTGAAAGGGGGTCGCCTGCAGGAACACGCTGAGCGATGCCTGGGATCGCACGACACGCTGTACACCTGGCAGGCTGGAGGGGAGCTGCTCCCCTCTTCGGCTACGGCGCACGCTGAGGATCCCTCGCCCTCGGTCCCAGGGCATGAAGCGAGTAGGTTCACCTGCCAGGTGTGCGGAGGAAGCTTCAAGCAGAGGTGGCAACTCCAGGAGCACATGTACCGGCACGCGGGCCGCAGCTTCCAGTGCCCGCAGTGTGCCCGCGCCTTCGACCAGGAGAAGCTGTGGGTCGAGCACGTCTCCCGCTGCATGTTCGGCCAGCCTGCCCGCGAGGCCTCGTCAGAGCGGGTCGACAGGCGGAAGCACGTCTGCAACCTCTGTGGCAAGGCCTTTTACCAGCGGTGCCACCTTCGAGAACACTTCAGCACCCACACCAAGGAGAAGGAGTTTGCCTGCCagatctgcggcaaagaattcctgcGGGAGCGCCTTCTCCGCCTCCACCTCGACATGCACCGAGGCGATGCCCGCTACGTCTGCCCCAGGTGCGGCCAGGGCAGCTACCGGAAGCATGACCACCTGCGGCACATGGTGTCTCACCTGGTGGGCAGAGAGGTGATCTGTGAGGTGTGTTTCCAGGTGTTTGGAGACGGGGAGTCGCTGGAGCGTCACACTGATGTTCACCTCCATGCTTGCACCCTGTGTGGTGACAAGTTCAAACTGAAGAAAGATCTGACCATGCACCACCTGACCAGCCACACCAAGAAAAT
- the zbtb1 gene encoding zinc finger and BTB domain-containing protein 1 isoform X2, with amino-acid sequence MPRLSHSEYVLQQLNNQREWGFLCDCCIIINDIYFRAHRAVLTACSSYFRMMFISQQQLTGNLSLSNVNISAECFDLILQIMYLGRLVGVPSDFEELRSAMTFLQFYHVPKSLDELQESHRAPAHSPPLGFAHPKDSMMFGVRMYHDPLEATKRPRREPSPEVPRVCAVPPPSLPPLPLLPSSVEHQPRSQPPSPPRKQGRSNLKGRLHQRFGKRYTCDCCGFVFSCEKLLNEHALTCNSRCAPPRTDGGAEESGSDKVEQIGEEGPGGQADSSEVPTEESSENDTDSKGDVRDPTTNLVKTEPEDTAAVDLRDITVVQVVDDGELSDEEKEDRMAFEEAGKLYSSFPTQRRAAVGSSHQRAAEQIKGLSGWTVDEKEEEKEEEEEEEEEEEEEDRLEGALKMEPQGEGGSPLGPACELCGVALPESERSAHYVAHHVESVCACGKCGRILVKGGRLQEHAERCLGSHDTLYTWQAGGELLPSSATAHAEDPSPSVPGHEASRFTCQVCGGSFKQRWQLQEHMYRHAGRSFQCPQCARAFDQEKLWVEHVSRCMFGQPAREASSERVDRRKHVCNLCGKAFYQRCHLREHFSTHTKEKEFACQICGKEFLRERLLRLHLDMHRGDARYVCPRCGQGSYRKHDHLRHMVSHLVGREVICEVCFQVFGDGESLERHTDVHLHACTLCGDKFKLKKDLTMHHLTSHTKKIN; translated from the coding sequence ATGCCAAGGTTGAGCCACAGTGAATATGTCCTCCAGCAACTGAACAACCAGAGGGAATGGGGCTTCCTGTGCGACTGCTGCATCATTATCAACGACATTTACTTCCGAGCCCACAGGGCGGTCTTGACTGCCTGCAGCTCCTATTTCCGAATGATGTTCATCAGCCAGCAGCAACTGACGGGGAACCTCAGTCTGAGCAATGTCAACATCAGCGCTGAGTGCTTCGACCTCATCCTGCAGATCATGTACCTGGGCAGGCTAGTCGGCGTCCCCTCTGACTTTGAGGAGCTGCGATCAGCCATGACTTTCCTGCAGTTCTACCACGTGCCAAAGAGCTTGGACGAGCTTCAGGAGAGCCACAGAGCGCCCGCCCACTCGCCGCCGTTGGGTTTTGCCCACCCCAAAGACTCCATGATGTTCGGGGTCCGTATGTACCATGACCCGCTGGAGGCAACCAAGAGGCCTCGGAGGGAACCAAGTCCCGAGGTACCCAGAGTCTGTGCTGTCCCCCcgccctccctgccccctctcccgctGCTGCCCTCCAGCGTGGAGCACCAGCCCAGGAGTCAGCCCCCCAGCCCTCCCCGCAAGCAGGGCCGGAGCAACCTGAAGGGCAGGCTGCACCAGCGCTTTGGGAAGCGTTACACCTGTGACTGTTGTGGCTTTGTTTTCAGCTGTGAGAAGCTCCTCAACGAGCATGCGCTGACCTGCAACAGCAGGTGCGCACCTCCCCGAACTGACGGCGGGGCGGAGGAGAGCGGCTCCGACAAGGTTGAGCAGATaggcgaggaaggccccgggggACAGGCAGATTCCTCTGAGGTCCCAACTGAGGAGAGCTCTGAAAACGACACCGACTCTAAAGGGGACGTCCGGGACCCGACGACCAACCTGGTGAAGACGGAGCCCGAGGACACCGCAGCTGTCGACCTGCGTGACATTACTGTGGTCCAGGTGGTGGATGATGGCGAGCTGTCTGACGAGGAGAAGGAAGACCGAATGGCTTTTGAGGAAGCTGGCAAACTCTACAGCAGCTTCCCCACCCAGAGAAGGGCAGCTGTGGGCAGCAGCCACCAGCGGGCTGCGGAGCAGATCAAGGGTCTCTCCGGCTGGACAGTGgatgagaaagaggaggagaaagaggaggaggaggaggaggaggaggaagaggaggaggaggaccggCTGGAAGGTGCCTTGAAGATGGAGccacagggggaagggggcagtccCCTGGGACCAgcttgtgagctgtgtggggtggcaCTACCCGAGAGTGAGCGTTCTGCACACTATGTGGCGCATCACGTGGAGAGCGTGTGCGCCTGTGGCAAGTGTGGCCGGATCCTGGTGAAAGGGGGTCGCCTGCAGGAACACGCTGAGCGATGCCTGGGATCGCACGACACGCTGTACACCTGGCAGGCTGGAGGGGAGCTGCTCCCCTCTTCGGCTACGGCGCACGCTGAGGATCCCTCGCCCTCGGTCCCAGGGCATGAAGCGAGTAGGTTCACCTGCCAGGTGTGCGGAGGAAGCTTCAAGCAGAGGTGGCAACTCCAGGAGCACATGTACCGGCACGCGGGCCGCAGCTTCCAGTGCCCGCAGTGTGCCCGCGCCTTCGACCAGGAGAAGCTGTGGGTCGAGCACGTCTCCCGCTGCATGTTCGGCCAGCCTGCCCGCGAGGCCTCGTCAGAGCGGGTCGACAGGCGGAAGCACGTCTGCAACCTCTGTGGCAAGGCCTTTTACCAGCGGTGCCACCTTCGAGAACACTTCAGCACCCACACCAAGGAGAAGGAGTTTGCCTGCCagatctgcggcaaagaattcctgcGGGAGCGCCTTCTCCGCCTCCACCTCGACATGCACCGAGGCGATGCCCGCTACGTCTGCCCCAGGTGCGGCCAGGGCAGCTACCGGAAGCATGACCACCTGCGGCACATGGTGTCTCACCTGGTGGGCAGAGAGGTGATCTGTGAGGTGTGTTTCCAGGTGTTTGGAGACGGGGAGTCGCTGGAGCGTCACACTGATGTTCACCTCCATGCTTGCACCCTGTGTGGTGACAAGTTCAAACTGAAGAAAGATCTGACCATGCACCACCTGACCAGCCACACCAAGAAAAT